The genomic window ACATGGCCATCGGGCTCGGCGTGGCGCGGGTCTTCAGCGCGCTGCGCGCGGAGATGCCGGGCAGCCTGCTGCTCCTCTTCGAACCGGGCGAGGAGATCGGCGCGGGCGCGACGCAGCTGCTCGACGCCGGCGTCTTCGCAGACGGCCGCAAGCCCGACTGCATCCTCGCCCTGCACGATCACCCCACGCTGCCGCTGGGCGCCATCGGCTACTGCCCGGGCTGGGCCACGGCGAACGTCGACGGTTTCGTCCTCACGGTGAAGGGCGACGGCGGCCACGGCGCCTATCCGCACCGTGGCGTGGATCCGGTGACGCTCGCGGCGCGCATGGTGCTGGCCTTTCAGAGCATCGTCGCGCGCGAGATCGACGTGAACAGCCACGCCGTGATCTCCGTCGGCCGCATCGACGGCGGCGCGAAGAGCAACGTCATTCCCAGCGAGGTTGTAATCGAGGCCACCGTCCGCAGCCAGGACGACGCCACGCGCCAGGCCCTGGCCGAGAAGGTGAAACGCACCGTGGACGGCCTCGCCGCCGCGGCCGGCGCGCCCGAGCCCGTGCTCGAGTACTACTTCGGCACCGCGGCCGGCTACAACGACCCGGCGCTGGTGGAGCGCGTGGGGGGCGTGGTGCGTCGCCTGCTGGGCGACGCGGCCTGGGTGCAGTATCCGCCGGGCATGGGCGGCGAGGACTTCGGCTATTTCGGGCAGCAGGTGCCGGGCTTCCAGTTCCGCCTTGGCGTCGCGCCGCCGGGCGCCACCGATCCGCCCAGCCTGCACAGCTCCGGCTTCGACCCCGACGAGCGCGCCCTGCCCATCGGCCTGCGCGTGGCCGTGTCCGCGCTCTGGGATCTGCTGGAGCGCGGCGGCCCCACCGGCGCGAAGTAGGAGGAGACGCCGTGCGCATGCTGCGCATGGATCACACGCGGCTGGGCGACGTCCAGCCCGCCGCCCCGCCCGCGGGCTATCACCTGCGCGACTTCGCGCCGTCCGACTGGGACGCCTGCGTCGCCCTGATGCTCGCCTGCCCCGATCCCGGCTACACGGCCGGTCCCTGGGACCGCGGGCTCTGCGAGCGCTGCATGGCCTTCGGCGCCGATCTCAACGGCGACTTTCCCGAGGGGCGCGGGCAGCTCGTCTACGCCGGCGACACGCTGGTGGCCCTCGCGCTCTGCTCCAGCGCGGGCTATCTGAACCAGGTCTACACGCTGGAGGCGCACCGGCGGCGCGGCCTGGCGCGCGCCGCGGTGACCCGGGTGCTCGCCGCGCTCCATGCGCAGGGCATCGACCGCTGTTTCCTCATGGTCTTCGAGGAGAATCCCGCCGCGCGCCGCTGCTACGAAGCGCTGGGCTTCGAGCAGGTCTTTCCGCCGCTGGACCTGTGGGTCTAGGCGGACGCTTCCAGCGAGAACGCGTTGCCTTCGGGGTCGCGGCCCTTGGCGACGAGCGTCCCCGGCGCCGCCTCGAAGGGCTCGGCCAGCCGCGCGCCGGCGGCGCTGAGCGCCGCGCCGGCGGTGGCGAGGTCGTCGCAGCGGAAGACCAGGCTCGGCGCGTCCTCGCCGAAGCGCCGCCTGCCGCCGCCGTGCAGGGCGAGCGCGCAACCGCAGCCGAGGTCGAGCGTCACCCAGACTTCCCTGGCCAGCTCCGCGATGCCCGTGGGATAGGTGAGGGTGAGGCCGAGCGCGTCGCGGTAGAAGGCGACCATACGCTCCATGTCCTCGACGTAGAGGATCACCTTGTCGAAGCGGGCGACTACCATCCGACCAGCCCCTGGGCATGCGGTGGGGGAGTGTTCGCCCACCAGCGGGTCTGAACGCCGAGGGGCATGGGCTTGTGCTGCTCGGCCATCCAGGCGATCGGCAGTTCGACGTCGAGGCCGCCCGAGTCGCCGAGCCCCCAGCGCAGCCCGGGTGAGAAGAGCGGGAGCGTCA from Candidatus Latescibacterota bacterium includes these protein-coding regions:
- a CDS encoding GNAT family N-acetyltransferase; this translates as MRMLRMDHTRLGDVQPAAPPAGYHLRDFAPSDWDACVALMLACPDPGYTAGPWDRGLCERCMAFGADLNGDFPEGRGQLVYAGDTLVALALCSSAGYLNQVYTLEAHRRRGLARAAVTRVLAALHAQGIDRCFLMVFEENPAARRCYEALGFEQVFPPLDLWV
- a CDS encoding VOC family protein, translated to MVVARFDKVILYVEDMERMVAFYRDALGLTLTYPTGIAELAREVWVTLDLGCGCALALHGGGRRRFGEDAPSLVFRCDDLATAGAALSAAGARLAEPFEAAPGTLVAKGRDPEGNAFSLEASA
- a CDS encoding amidohydrolase; amino-acid sequence: MFRRALLLVILALPLPAHAAADLDASTHAVESQLIADRRWLHAHAELSLREVETQAYLREQLAALPGLELVDGDWGTGLVALIRGAKPGPLVAWRADMDGLPLTEATGLPFACERVDTLSGGRTAGVMHACGHDLHMAIGLGVARVFSALRAEMPGSLLLLFEPGEEIGAGATQLLDAGVFADGRKPDCILALHDHPTLPLGAIGYCPGWATANVDGFVLTVKGDGGHGAYPHRGVDPVTLAARMVLAFQSIVAREIDVNSHAVISVGRIDGGAKSNVIPSEVVIEATVRSQDDATRQALAEKVKRTVDGLAAAAGAPEPVLEYYFGTAAGYNDPALVERVGGVVRRLLGDAAWVQYPPGMGGEDFGYFGQQVPGFQFRLGVAPPGATDPPSLHSSGFDPDERALPIGLRVAVSALWDLLERGGPTGAK